From Daucus carota subsp. sativus chromosome 6, DH1 v3.0, whole genome shotgun sequence, the proteins below share one genomic window:
- the LOC108228101 gene encoding uncharacterized protein LOC108228101: MAAVETENKVEEKERSGELLFCGATNWDLIGKKKGPADTNLVSPTRLRPLVGIDIRFVASGCMACHCVALDVDGRCYTWGRNDRGQLGHGDTIQRDRPTVVSGLSKYKIVSAGSGRSHTVVVTDDGTSLSFGWNKHGQLGSGSVKNEFELSPVRCQVSDVKVATCGGEFTVWLTSEPGASIHTAGLPQYGQLGHGTDNEYNTKDSSVRLAYEAQPRPKAVASLSRETIVKVACGTNHTVAVDSNGYVYTWGYGGYGRLGHREQKDEWSPRRVDVFTRHNVLPPNAVVSAGSVNSSCTAAGGQLFMWGKLKNHGDDWMYPKPVMDLSGWNIRCMDSGSMHHFVGADSSCISWGVAQSGELGYGPLGQKSSAMAKKVDSLEGMHVMSVACGCAHSLVVVDRTEVGERLDQLDVYDGKAAGEGSEVPVNNSNIAANKNGKKNGAKTPEKSNKRKSKDSSESEDEENDSSDEGSEDSEEMNGDAKGKRQRGGKASGRGRGKSAGKAKTETKSSGRGRGRPSADKNTADNTKTKSGRRGRPRKS, encoded by the exons ATGGCTGCTGTAGAGACTGAGAACAAGGTCGAGGAGAAGGAGCGGAGCGGCGAGCTGTTGTTCTGTGGCGCTACTAATTGGGACCTCATTGGCAAGAAGAAAGGGCCCGCTGATACTAATTTGGTCTCTCCTACTCGCCTTCGCCCTCTCGTTGGCATTGATATTCGATTTGTGGCTTCGGGTTGCA TGGCGTGTCATTGTGTGGCGTTGGACGTGGATGGGCGGTGCTATACCTGGGGACGGAACGAT AGGGGACAACTTGGTCATGGAGATACAATACAGCGTGACAGGCCTACTGTGGTGTCTGGACTGTCAAA GTATAAAATTGTGTCCGCAGGGAGCGGGAGGAGCCATACAGTAGTGGTAACTGATGATGGAACCTCTCTGTCATTTGGGTGGAACAAACATGGGCAACTTGGTTCAGGGTCTGTAAAAAATG AGTTTGAATTATCTCCAGTTCGGTGTCAGGTATCTGATGTAAAGGTTGCTACGTGTGGGGGTGAATTTACTGTTTGGTTAACTTCTGAGCCAGGCGCTTCGATACA CACTGCTGGTCTTCCACAATACGGTCAACTTGGACATGGAACTGACAATGAG TACAATACTAAAGATAGTTCAGTCAGACTTGCTTATGAAGCTCAACCTCGCCCAAAGGCAGTGGCTTCACTTTCTCGGGAGACCATAGTTAAAGTTGCTTGTGGAACAAACCATACAG TTGCAGTAGATTCAAATGGTTATGTTTATAC GTGGGGGTATGGAGGTTATGGAAG GCTTGGTCATAGAGAGCAGAAGGATGAGTGGTCTCCTCGGCGTGTTGATGTTTTTACTAGGCATAATGTTTTACCTCCTAATGCTGTGGTGTCAGCTGGTTCTGTTAACTCTTCTTGTACTGCTG CTGGAGGCCAGCTGTTCATGTGGGGGAAACTGAAGAACCATGGTGATGACTGGATGTATCCTAAACCTGTTATGGATTTAAG CGGCTGGAACATACGTTGCATGGATTCAGGCAGCATGCACCATTTTGTTGGTGCTGATAGCTCATGTATAAGTTGGGGCGTTGCTCAGTCTGGTGAGCTTGGATATGGACCTCTAGGACAGAA GTCTTCTGCAATGGCCAAAAAAGTAGATAGCCTTGAGGGCATGCATGTGATGAG TGTTGCTTGTGGATGTGCACACTCATTGGTGGTGGTTGATAGAACAGAAGTTGGTGAAAGGCTTGATCAG CTGGATGTCTACGATGGCAAAGCTGCAGGTGAAG GAAGTGAAGTACCCGTGAACAATTCTAAtattgctgctaacaaaaatgGTAAAAAGAATGGTGCGAAAACACCCGAGAAGTCcaataaaagaaaatcaaaggATTCTTCGGAATCGGAAGATGAGGAGAATGACAGTAGTGATGAAGGCAGTGAGGACAGTGAAGAGATGAATGGGGATGCCAAAGGTAAAAGGCAAAGGGGTGGTAAGGCTTCTGGTAGAGGTCGAGGTAAGAGTGCTGGGAAAGCTAAGACAGAGACAAAGAGCAGTGGGCGTGGAAGAGGCCGGCCTTCTGCAGACAAGAATACTGCTGataa